A genomic region of Campylobacter sp. MG1 contains the following coding sequences:
- a CDS encoding uracil-xanthine permease family protein, producing the protein MIKDAISGLQILFVAFGAMVLVPLLTGLNPAMALLGAGCGTIIFQIITKFKVPIYLGSSFAFITPIIYSMKEWGINSTMFALFCTGFVYFIFAAIIKTKGESFISKLFPAVVIGPVIIVIGLSVAVSAAGMAMGMSGSTQVIDKDIALMLSTFSFLVTIVIAIFGSKMFKLVPILIGAICGYILAFILGYVDTSAIKAASWFAIPHFETPSINFSAAIFMIPVAIAPVIEHIGAVMAIGAVTKKDYTKDPGLHRTLSGDGVGVCVAGLIGGPPVTTYSEVTGAIMITKNAQVKIMTWAAIFAILLAFVGKFNAILQSIPLPVMGGVMILLFGTIASLGIKTLVDAKIDLTNNKNLVIVSSTLIVGVGGLIADFGMISFAGVGLSALLAIILNLILPNKN; encoded by the coding sequence ATGATTAAAGACGCGATATCTGGACTTCAGATTTTATTCGTAGCCTTTGGTGCAATGGTATTAGTTCCTTTACTTACCGGACTAAATCCTGCAATGGCTCTTTTAGGTGCTGGGTGCGGAACGATTATTTTTCAAATTATTACGAAATTTAAAGTTCCTATCTATCTTGGCTCATCATTTGCATTCATAACCCCTATAATTTATTCTATGAAAGAATGGGGAATTAATTCAACTATGTTTGCTTTGTTTTGCACAGGATTTGTTTATTTTATCTTTGCTGCAATTATCAAAACAAAAGGCGAGAGTTTTATTAGCAAACTTTTTCCCGCAGTTGTAATTGGCCCTGTAATCATCGTAATAGGTCTTAGCGTTGCTGTAAGTGCAGCTGGAATGGCTATGGGTATGAGTGGCTCAACTCAAGTAATTGATAAAGATATAGCTTTAATGCTTTCTACTTTTTCATTCTTAGTTACTATTGTAATTGCTATTTTTGGCTCAAAAATGTTTAAATTAGTTCCTATTTTAATAGGTGCTATTTGTGGATATATTTTAGCCTTTATTTTAGGCTATGTTGATACTAGTGCAATTAAAGCTGCATCTTGGTTTGCAATACCACATTTTGAAACACCTAGCATTAATTTTAGTGCAGCAATTTTTATGATACCTGTTGCAATTGCTCCTGTAATTGAGCATATTGGTGCAGTTATGGCAATAGGTGCAGTAACTAAAAAAGATTACACAAAAGACCCAGGTCTTCATAGAACTTTAAGCGGAGATGGTGTTGGAGTTTGTGTTGCAGGTTTAATAGGTGGTCCTCCAGTTACAACTTATTCAGAAGTTACAGGTGCAATAATGATTACAAAAAACGCACAAGTAAAAATTATGACTTGGGCTGCAATATTTGCAATATTACTTGCATTTGTGGGTAAATTTAATGCTATTTTACAATCAATTCCATTGCCTGTAATGGGTGGAGTTATGATACTTTTATTTGGAACAATTGCTAGTCTTGGAATTAAAACCTTAGTTGATGCTAAAATAGATTTAACTAATAATAAAAATTTAGTTATCGTTAGCTCGACTTTAATAGTTGGAGTAGGTGGATTAATAGCTGATTTTGGAATGATTAGCTTTGCAGGAGTTGGCTTAAGTGCCTTACTTGCAATTATTTTAAATTTAATTTTGCCTAATAAAAATTAA
- a CDS encoding dipeptide/oligopeptide/nickel ABC transporter ATP-binding protein, whose protein sequence is MLKVENISYSYKNSNLFSDKYTQVLNGVSFNLDENNSLGILGISGSGKSTLAKIIANIYKANSGNVFLNNVKIQDNKEYKKLIQIVFQDSRASFNPDFSVYEALIEPLENLTTFSKSEIKKRALECLELLELNQDLLDKKCSMLSGGQLQRLSIARAISIKPKILILDEATSSLDVLIQAKILKTLKNLQKDLSYIVITHDLRIIKLFCDEVLVLDKGKVIESKKVCKDLELFSDIGKELQNSVLSPYPKDFNFY, encoded by the coding sequence ATGCTTAAGGTAGAAAATATCTCATATTCATATAAAAACTCAAATTTATTTAGCGATAAATATACTCAAGTTTTAAATGGAGTTAGCTTTAATTTAGATGAGAATAATTCTTTAGGTATTTTAGGAATTAGTGGAAGTGGCAAAAGCACTTTAGCAAAAATCATTGCTAATATTTACAAAGCAAATTCTGGAAATGTATTTTTAAACAATGTAAAAATACAAGATAATAAAGAGTATAAAAAATTAATTCAAATAGTATTTCAAGATTCAAGAGCATCTTTTAACCCTGATTTTAGCGTTTATGAAGCCTTGATTGAACCTTTAGAAAATCTTACCACTTTTAGCAAAAGCGAGATTAAAAAAAGAGCCTTAGAATGCTTAGAATTATTAGAATTAAATCAAGACTTATTAGATAAAAAATGCTCAATGCTAAGTGGGGGACAATTACAAAGGCTAAGCATAGCAAGAGCTATTTCAATTAAGCCAAAAATACTTATTTTAGATGAAGCTACAAGTTCATTAGATGTATTAATTCAAGCAAAGATTTTAAAGACTTTAAAAAATCTTCAAAAGGATTTAAGCTATATCGTAATAACTCATGATTTAAGGATTATAAAATTATTTTGTGATGAGGTTTTAGTCCTTGATAAAGGCAAGGTAATTGAGAGCAAAAAAGTATGCAAGGATTTAGAATTATTTAGTGATATAGGTAAGGAATTACAAAATAGCGTGTTAAGTCCTTACCCAAAAGATTTTAATTTTTATTAG
- a CDS encoding ABC transporter ATP-binding protein, which translates to MDKIIVKNLNIFYKDTALVNNVSMNIQSGKITALLGLSGSGKSLIATAIMGYVANNLKLSGSICLDDNSKQNIACIMQNPRTAFNPLFSIKNCFYETLKARNLKIDNEYIKEILNKVKLNESVLNLYPHECSGGMLQRIMIALALVSRAKFIIADEPTSDLDLISQAAVLDILEEISSKIGILLITHDFGVVARLADYVYVMDNARIVEEATCIDIFKNPQANITKELINSHLSLYGVSNA; encoded by the coding sequence ATGGATAAAATAATAGTAAAAAATTTAAATATATTTTATAAAGATACAGCCTTAGTAAATAATGTTAGTATGAATATACAAAGTGGAAAAATCACGGCTTTATTAGGGCTTAGTGGAAGTGGAAAAAGCCTAATAGCAACAGCTATTATGGGATATGTAGCAAATAATTTAAAGCTTAGCGGGAGTATTTGTTTAGATGATAATTCAAAGCAAAATATTGCTTGTATTATGCAAAATCCAAGAACAGCTTTTAATCCTTTATTTAGTATCAAAAACTGCTTTTATGAGACTTTAAAGGCAAGGAATTTAAAAATTGATAATGAATATATAAAAGAGATTTTAAATAAAGTTAAATTGAACGAAAGCGTTTTAAATCTTTATCCACACGAATGCAGTGGCGGAATGCTTCAAAGAATTATGATAGCTTTAGCCTTAGTATCTCGTGCAAAATTTATAATAGCTGATGAGCCTACGAGTGATTTGGATTTGATTTCTCAAGCTGCAGTTTTAGATATATTAGAAGAAATATCAAGCAAAATAGGGATATTGTTGATAACTCATGATTTTGGAGTGGTTGCAAGACTTGCTGATTATGTTTATGTTATGGATAATGCAAGGATTGTTGAAGAAGCAACTTGTATTGATATATTTAAAAACCCACAAGCAAATATAACAAAAGAATTAATTAATTCACATTTATCATTATACGGAGTTAGCAATGCTTAA
- the nikC gene encoding nickel ABC transporter permease subunit NikC: MSKKIYEYFVYFLCAFIILLALFGKYYAPYSANEINLANKFASNSLLHIFGTDHLGRDIFSRILEGAYISILATFSTIIIIIVLGVSVGFIAGFSNNKIDNFLMRICDIFLCFPTIVLALFFVGILGTGLLNIIIAIALTHWAWYARIIRSIVLKLKNTEYVLISKTCGASNFKIFKKHFAKPICMQLLVLSTLDLGHIMLHISGLSLLGLGVKAPQAEWGIMIAETKDYILTHYELILYPGIAMLIVIIAFNLLGDILRDKFENLIQVESHG, from the coding sequence ATGAGTAAGAAAATTTATGAATATTTTGTGTATTTTTTATGTGCTTTTATAATCTTACTTGCTTTATTTGGTAAATATTATGCACCTTATAGTGCAAATGAGATTAATTTAGCGAATAAATTTGCTAGTAATTCATTATTACATATTTTTGGGACTGATCATTTAGGAAGAGATATTTTCTCAAGGATTTTAGAAGGTGCTTATATTTCAATTCTAGCTACCTTTTCAACCATTATTATAATAATAGTTTTAGGCGTTAGTGTGGGTTTTATAGCTGGATTTTCAAATAATAAAATTGATAATTTTTTAATGAGAATTTGTGATATATTTTTATGCTTTCCTACTATTGTTTTGGCTTTATTTTTCGTAGGGATTTTAGGAACTGGTTTATTAAATATAATTATAGCCATTGCTTTAACTCACTGGGCTTGGTATGCAAGGATTATTAGAAGTATTGTTTTAAAGTTAAAAAATACTGAATATGTATTAATTAGCAAAACTTGTGGAGCTAGTAATTTTAAGATTTTTAAAAAGCATTTTGCAAAGCCTATTTGTATGCAGCTACTGGTATTAAGCACACTTGATTTGGGGCATATAATGCTGCATATTTCAGGTCTTAGTTTGCTTGGGCTTGGGGTAAAAGCACCACAGGCTGAATGGGGGATAATGATAGCTGAAACAAAAGATTATATTTTAACTCATTATGAGCTTATTTTATATCCTGGAATTGCTATGTTAATTGTAATTATTGCTTTTAATTTATTAGGCGATATTTTAAGAGATAAATTTGAAAATTTAATACAAGTTGAAAGTCATGGATAA
- a CDS encoding ABC transporter permease subunit, with translation MKKFILKRTLYAIICLFLASIFIFLLIRLNGTDAVMNYLQVSGIAPTDEAIEHTRIMLGLNEPIITQYIVWIKNALQLDFGTSYFTNRKIAPDLFEYLGNTLKLTLFALLITFIISIPFGVFSAIYKNHFFDYFVRIFSFLGVSTPSFWLGLLFILFFSVELNLLPPFGIGGINHLIMPALAISFMSIAINARFIRINFLQACNERFIAYAKMRGVGKYKIYSKHILFNSLLPLITAFGMHIAELFGGALVIENIFAYPGVGRYAVSAIYYSDYPVIQAFSMMMCFVFILINLITDILYAIIDPRIRYE, from the coding sequence ATGAAAAAATTCATATTAAAAAGAACTTTATATGCCATTATTTGCTTGTTTTTAGCATCAATTTTTATTTTTTTATTAATTAGACTTAATGGAACTGATGCTGTTATGAATTATTTGCAAGTTAGTGGGATAGCACCGACTGATGAAGCGATAGAGCATACAAGAATTATGCTAGGCTTAAATGAGCCAATAATTACTCAATATATAGTTTGGATAAAAAACGCCTTGCAATTAGATTTTGGGACATCTTATTTTACTAATCGTAAAATTGCACCTGATTTGTTTGAATACTTAGGAAATACTTTAAAGCTAACATTATTTGCCTTGCTTATAACCTTTATAATCTCTATTCCTTTTGGGGTGTTTTCTGCAATTTATAAAAATCATTTTTTTGATTATTTTGTAAGAATTTTTTCATTTTTAGGTGTTAGCACTCCTAGTTTTTGGCTTGGTTTATTATTTATTTTATTTTTTTCTGTTGAGCTTAATTTATTGCCTCCTTTTGGCATAGGTGGGATTAATCATTTAATAATGCCTGCATTAGCAATATCTTTTATGTCAATTGCTATTAATGCTAGATTTATTAGGATTAATTTTTTACAAGCTTGTAATGAAAGATTTATAGCTTATGCAAAAATGCGTGGCGTAGGAAAGTATAAGATATATTCAAAACATATTTTATTTAATTCTTTACTACCTTTAATAACTGCTTTTGGTATGCATATAGCTGAACTTTTTGGTGGGGCTTTGGTGATTGAAAATATTTTTGCTTATCCTGGAGTTGGTCGTTATGCTGTAAGTGCTATTTATTATAGTGATTATCCTGTAATTCAAGCTTTTAGTATGATGATGTGTTTTGTGTTTATTTTAATTAATTTAATCACTGATATTTTATATGCGATAATTGACCCAAGGATTAGATATGAGTAA
- the nikA gene encoding nickel ABC transporter substrate-binding protein, translating into MKKLFFVFILLISFLNSSELKVATSKNVGELNPHLYSPNEMFAQNMVYEGFVSYSQDNQIIPSLATSWEISEDGLVYTFYLRKGVKFSNGEDFNANAVKLNFDAIFANKQRHISFALVRAFDYLEVVNDYEVKLHLKHIYEPTLRELSLIRPFRFIAPSAMIDNNTKDGIKAPIGTGKWKFVDTKLGVYDKFVKNENYWGEKAKIDSIVCKIIPDPSSKVIALKTKEIDYIYTDGEISLEDFINLQKSDYQTLISKPLSTILIAQNTAKYPTNDINVRKAINMAINKDEISKYVFYGTRPKADFFYDDNVPNGKIDRSAYEYNPKKAKQLLLDNGWEFKNGFLEKDGKRLDIVISYIGINAEQKAISEVLQANLKEIGINLILQANESTIFYKRHRNGEFELIFNATWGAPYEPEIFMASMVAPAHADYMAQIGLKQKPLIDENIEKLSKTMNKDEKSKLAKEILTILHDEAVYIPIVYHTNICVASPKLKGVKTSILKYEIPFDDIEIKE; encoded by the coding sequence ATGAAAAAATTATTTTTTGTATTTATTTTATTAATTAGTTTTTTAAATTCAAGTGAGCTAAAAGTAGCTACTTCTAAAAATGTAGGAGAACTAAACCCACATTTGTATTCTCCAAATGAAATGTTTGCTCAAAATATGGTTTATGAAGGATTTGTCTCATACTCGCAAGATAATCAAATAATACCTAGTCTAGCTACTTCTTGGGAGATTAGCGAAGATGGTTTGGTATATACTTTTTATCTTAGAAAAGGAGTTAAGTTTTCTAACGGAGAAGACTTTAATGCAAATGCGGTAAAGCTTAATTTTGATGCAATTTTTGCTAATAAACAAAGGCATATTTCTTTTGCACTTGTAAGGGCTTTTGATTATCTTGAAGTGGTTAATGATTATGAAGTAAAGCTTCATTTAAAACATATTTATGAACCTACTTTAAGAGAACTTAGTCTTATTCGTCCTTTTAGATTTATAGCTCCAAGTGCTATGATTGATAATAATACAAAAGATGGTATAAAAGCACCAATTGGCACAGGTAAATGGAAATTTGTTGATACTAAATTAGGCGTTTATGATAAGTTTGTTAAAAACGAAAATTATTGGGGCGAAAAAGCTAAAATTGATAGCATAGTATGTAAAATAATCCCTGATCCAAGCTCAAAAGTAATAGCTCTAAAAACAAAAGAAATTGATTATATTTATACTGATGGAGAAATTAGCTTAGAAGATTTTATAAACTTGCAAAAAAGCGATTATCAAACGCTAATTTCAAAGCCACTTAGCACTATTTTAATAGCACAAAATACAGCAAAATATCCAACAAATGATATTAATGTAAGAAAGGCTATTAATATGGCTATTAATAAAGATGAAATTAGCAAATATGTTTTTTATGGGACAAGACCAAAGGCTGATTTTTTCTATGATGATAATGTGCCAAATGGCAAAATTGATAGAAGTGCATACGAATATAATCCTAAAAAAGCTAAGCAATTATTACTTGATAATGGTTGGGAATTTAAAAATGGCTTTTTAGAAAAAGATGGCAAAAGATTAGATATAGTGATTTCTTATATAGGAATTAATGCAGAGCAAAAGGCTATATCAGAAGTATTACAAGCGAATTTAAAAGAAATAGGAATTAATCTAATCTTACAAGCTAATGAAAGCACTATATTTTATAAAAGACATAGAAATGGGGAATTTGAATTAATCTTTAATGCTACTTGGGGAGCTCCTTATGAGCCTGAAATTTTTATGGCTTCTATGGTTGCACCAGCTCACGCTGATTATATGGCTCAAATTGGATTAAAGCAAAAACCACTAATTGATGAAAATATAGAAAAATTATCTAAAACAATGAATAAAGATGAAAAATCTAAACTAGCTAAAGAAATACTTACAATCTTACACGATGAAGCGGTATATATTCCTATTGTATACCATACAAATATATGCGTTGCAAGTCCTAAATTAAAAGGAGTTAAAACGAGTATTTTAAAATATGAAATTCCTTTTGATGATATAGAAATTAAGGAGTAG
- the nikA gene encoding nickel ABC transporter substrate-binding protein yields the protein MKKLFFVFSLVSVLFSDSISFAIPNNVGDLNPHGYSGEMFAQDMVFEGLVDFSEDSKIIPSLATSWEISEDGLVYTFYLRKGVKFSNGEDFNANVVKANFDALVKNKNAHSWSAFMGVLSRVEIVDDYTIRLILNHTYESTLRELSLVRPYRFQSLSSLQNKTGAIGTGKWIIEKSKLGEFDKFVRNENYWGKKPFLDEILCKVLPDANTRVIALKTGEVDYIYGNPSYLNSTINLDSFLDFRKDKNFQTIITKPINTTLIALNSTSGFTKDKNVRIALNMAIDKDAISEYVYYKTQPKADFLYPDDVPNAKIDKKPYKFDIKQAQKLLSDSGYKLNKNKIFEKDGKTLELNLFYIGNDSEQKAISEVIQAQLKKVGIKINIHADEMSAFYKRQKTAEFDMIFHSTWGAPYEPEIFMASFKVPAHADFIAQSGLKEKALIDSNIDKISASTNANEKAKLVKEVLEILHDEAVYIPIIFNTNKGIVSKKFDNVNGSIIGYRVPFETIKELK from the coding sequence ATGAAAAAATTATTTTTTGTATTTAGTTTAGTAAGTGTATTGTTTTCAGATAGTATTAGTTTTGCAATACCGAATAATGTAGGAGATTTAAATCCACATGGTTATAGTGGAGAAATGTTTGCACAAGATATGGTATTTGAAGGTTTAGTTGATTTTTCTGAAGATAGTAAAATAATCCCTTCTTTAGCAACTTCATGGGAGATTAGCGAAGATGGTTTAGTATATACTTTTTATCTTAGAAAAGGAGTTAAGTTTTCTAACGGAGAAGACTTTAATGCAAATGTTGTAAAAGCAAATTTTGATGCACTTGTAAAAAATAAGAATGCTCATAGTTGGTCGGCTTTTATGGGTGTATTGAGCAGAGTTGAAATAGTTGATGATTATACAATAAGGCTTATTTTAAACCACACTTATGAATCTACTTTAAGAGAATTAAGTCTTGTAAGACCATATAGGTTTCAGTCTTTAAGTTCGTTGCAAAATAAAACAGGTGCTATAGGTACTGGTAAATGGATTATTGAAAAGTCAAAATTAGGAGAATTTGATAAGTTTGTAAGAAATGAAAATTATTGGGGTAAAAAGCCATTTTTAGATGAGATATTATGCAAGGTTTTACCAGATGCAAATACTAGGGTTATAGCTCTTAAGACAGGTGAGGTTGATTATATTTACGGAAATCCATCATATCTTAATTCAACCATAAACCTTGATTCGTTTTTAGATTTTCGAAAAGATAAAAATTTTCAAACAATTATAACAAAACCAATAAATACTACCTTAATAGCACTCAATTCTACTTCTGGTTTTACAAAGGATAAAAATGTAAGAATTGCTTTAAATATGGCTATTGATAAAGATGCCATTAGTGAATATGTTTATTATAAAACTCAACCAAAAGCAGATTTTTTATATCCTGATGATGTGCCAAATGCTAAAATTGATAAAAAACCATATAAATTTGATATAAAACAAGCTCAAAAGCTTTTGAGTGATAGTGGTTATAAGCTGAATAAAAATAAAATTTTTGAAAAAGATGGAAAAACTCTTGAGTTAAATTTATTTTATATAGGAAACGACTCAGAGCAAAAAGCAATATCAGAAGTTATTCAAGCTCAGCTTAAAAAGGTCGGTATTAAGATTAATATTCATGCTGATGAAATGAGTGCGTTTTATAAACGCCAAAAAACAGCTGAATTTGATATGATTTTTCACTCTACTTGGGGAGCTCCTTATGAACCTGAGATTTTTATGGCTTCATTTAAAGTTCCAGCACATGCAGATTTTATAGCACAAAGTGGACTTAAAGAAAAGGCATTGATAGATAGCAATATTGACAAAATTAGTGCATCTACAAATGCAAATGAAAAGGCAAAGTTGGTAAAAGAAGTATTGGAAATATTACATGATGAGGCTGTTTATATACCTATTATATTTAATACTAATAAAGGCATTGTAAGTAAAAAATTTGACAATGTAAATGGGAGTATTATAGGTTATAGGGTGCCATTTGAAACTATAAAGGAGTTAAAATGA
- a CDS encoding cation diffusion facilitator family transporter, with translation MTCTYQDLIHKPIKQHSSNHSCNHSHHNHSHNHSHEHHDHSHTHSYDFTKNKKALLLSFIVTFVVMFAELIYGYLANSLALISDALHMITHAFALIISFIALIFINKQDSKKTYGYYRSEIIAAFINAIMIAIFTIFIIYEAIEKLLNPSKIDIKTMLIVSCFGLVANIISALLLMKADTSNLNIKSSLIHMLSDLLSSVAIIIGGIIVYYTDFYFIDSILALLIALVIAKWSISLFKQSLDILLESSFIEISEVKEFILKQDLNIKDIHDIHIHSISQDYHILTAHIILDDLNEFKSVLQKLNALLKNKFNIHHITIQPETI, from the coding sequence ATGACTTGCACCTATCAAGACTTAATTCATAAACCAATAAAACAACATTCAAGCAATCATTCTTGTAATCACTCACACCATAACCACTCCCATAATCATTCACACGAACATCACGACCATTCTCATACTCATTCTTATGATTTTACTAAGAATAAAAAAGCATTATTATTAAGCTTTATAGTAACTTTTGTAGTAATGTTTGCTGAATTAATTTATGGGTATTTAGCTAATTCTTTAGCATTAATTAGTGATGCACTTCATATGATAACACACGCTTTTGCATTGATAATAAGTTTTATTGCACTAATATTTATTAATAAACAAGATAGTAAAAAAACTTATGGATATTATAGAAGTGAAATAATAGCTGCTTTTATAAATGCTATTATGATAGCTATATTTACTATATTTATTATCTATGAAGCTATTGAAAAACTATTAAACCCAAGTAAAATAGATATAAAGACTATGCTTATAGTATCTTGCTTTGGACTTGTAGCAAATATAATTAGTGCTTTATTATTAATGAAAGCTGATACAAGTAATTTAAATATTAAATCAAGTCTAATTCATATGCTAAGTGATTTACTTAGTTCTGTTGCAATTATTATTGGTGGGATTATTGTTTATTATACTGATTTTTATTTTATTGATTCAATACTAGCTTTATTAATAGCTTTAGTAATTGCTAAGTGGTCTATATCATTATTTAAACAAAGCTTAGATATTTTACTTGAGAGCTCATTCATTGAGATTAGTGAAGTAAAAGAATTTATATTAAAGCAAGATTTAAATATAAAAGATATTCACGATATACACATTCATTCAATATCTCAAGATTATCATATACTAACAGCTCATATAATCTTAGATGATTTAAATGAGTTTAAAAGTGTTTTACAAAAGCTTAATGCTTTACTTAAAAATAAGTTTAATATACATCATATTACTATTCAGCCAGAAACAATATAA
- a CDS encoding winged helix-turn-helix transcriptional regulator codes for MQINMNNVTCPLQVAANMINGKWKSIIIFQLSLGNSSLSKLQKDIIGISQKMLLEHLNQLRENGLVDKITYDGYPLKVEYFLTNRGKQMLKAIIIFQEIGIEVLKEKKLFNALNEKSLSYIRKSK; via the coding sequence ATGCAAATAAATATGAATAATGTAACCTGTCCTTTGCAAGTAGCTGCAAATATGATAAATGGAAAATGGAAAAGCATAATCATTTTTCAATTAAGTTTAGGTAATTCTTCTTTATCAAAATTACAAAAAGATATAATTGGAATTAGTCAAAAAATGCTTCTTGAACACTTAAATCAATTAAGAGAAAATGGCTTAGTAGATAAAATAACTTATGATGGCTATCCGCTAAAAGTAGAATATTTTTTAACAAATCGTGGAAAGCAAATGTTAAAAGCTATTATTATTTTTCAAGAAATAGGCATTGAAGTTTTAAAAGAAAAGAAATTATTTAATGCTTTAAATGAAAAAAGCTTATCATACATACGAAAAAGTAAGTAA
- a CDS encoding MBL fold metallo-hydrolase: MNTKVQLIRSACVKITINNVCFLIDPMLAPKGTYEGFANTYNSHLRNPLVDLPFSFEEIINDVNAVIITHNHLDHIDEYTCKKLDKNIKVFVQDNQDYNYFKDLGFKNLEILSDTLEFQGVKLTKTKAKHGSEEIYKNEELARLLGDTMGVIFSAKDSKSVYLIGDSVLTKDVENTLKQNYDIVIVNAGNAMVLGFDDSIIMNENDIKNIAKISTSKIIAVHLEAINHCILTRKALKEFVNKNNLNDRVLIPDDGESYIF, translated from the coding sequence ATGAATACAAAAGTTCAATTAATTAGAAGCGCTTGTGTAAAAATCACTATAAATAATGTGTGTTTTTTAATAGACCCTATGTTGGCACCAAAAGGCACTTATGAAGGTTTTGCAAATACTTATAATTCACATTTAAGAAATCCTTTAGTGGATTTGCCATTTAGTTTTGAAGAAATTATAAATGATGTAAATGCTGTAATAATTACTCATAATCATTTAGACCATATAGATGAATATACCTGTAAAAAATTAGATAAAAATATTAAAGTTTTCGTTCAAGATAATCAAGATTATAATTATTTTAAAGATTTAGGATTTAAAAATCTTGAGATTTTAAGCGATACTTTAGAATTTCAAGGAGTAAAACTAACAAAAACTAAAGCAAAACACGGAAGCGAAGAAATATATAAAAACGAAGAATTAGCAAGGCTTTTAGGTGATACTATGGGAGTTATTTTTAGTGCAAAAGATAGTAAAAGTGTTTATTTAATAGGAGATAGTGTTTTAACAAAAGATGTTGAAAATACTTTAAAACAAAATTATGATATTGTTATTGTAAATGCTGGAAATGCTATGGTTTTAGGATTTGATGATAGTATTATTATGAATGAAAACGATATTAAAAATATTGCTAAAATATCAACTAGTAAAATAATAGCCGTTCATTTAGAAGCTATTAATCATTGTATTTTAACTAGAAAAGCTTTAAAAGAATTTGTAAATAAGAATAATTTAAACGATAGAGTTTTAATCCCAGATGATGGGGAAAGCTACATTTTTTAA
- a CDS encoding heavy metal transport/detoxification protein, whose protein sequence is MKKYEIFNVNCNHCVNKIKNALEEDFGTINFSDDLKYIFINANKEEFEDELLELGFRLGKLV, encoded by the coding sequence ATGAAAAAATATGAGATTTTTAATGTAAATTGCAATCATTGTGTAAATAAGATAAAAAATGCTTTAGAAGAAGATTTTGGAACAATTAATTTTAGTGATGATTTAAAATATATTTTTATAAATGCGAATAAAGAAGAATTTGAAGATGAGCTTTTAGAATTAGGATTTAGATTAGGTAAATTAGTATGA